Proteins found in one Zea mays cultivar B73 chromosome 1, Zm-B73-REFERENCE-NAM-5.0, whole genome shotgun sequence genomic segment:
- the LOC103643119 gene encoding traB domain-containing protein has translation MRSRPASMAAGPTPSAAAASLRPPPPCFDYRAAVLADTRAAAAGNPALAGLIESGALVRVPRRRFGPVPAWRPPDFVEPEDVWILGTSHLSRDSVADVERVLRAVQPDNVVVELCRSRAGIMYASSDSSDEPLLKSNMFSLGGSKFFGAVSRSINLGGQSALALRLLLAVFSSKIASSANRPFGEEFRAARRVSEDIGAQLVLGDRPIEITLERAWKSLTWDQKAKLLISLFRGITSKTHTPQDEKAAVSPYELYEKLSTSYPALLQPLIHERDMFLAWSLKRSKAVNKSRTVVGVVGKGHINGIVYALISDQGDLRFRDLVGRASSDTWVSSLVKGLVRDTVIGLVLWALYEQLQAVL, from the exons ATGCGCAGCCGACCCGCCAGTATGGCAGCGGGGCCCACCCCATCCGCCGCGGCGGCGTCgttgcggccgccgccgccgtgttTCGACTACCGGGCGGCCGTGCTCGCCGacacgcgcgccgccgccgcaggGAACCCTGCGCTGGCGGGGCTGATCGAGTCCGGTGCGCTCGTGCGCGTCCCGCGGCGGCGGTTCGGCCCGGTCCCGGCGTGGCGCCCGCCAGACTTCGTGGAGCCTGAGGATGTGTGGATCCTCGGCACCTCGCACCTCTCCCGGGACTCCGTCGCCGACGTGGAGCGCGTCCTCCGCGCCGTCCAACCCGACAATGTCGTCGTCGAGCTCTGCCGGAGCAG AGCTGGAATCATGTACGCGTCCAGTGATTCTTCCGACGAGCCGCTTTTGAAGTCCAACATGTTCTCTCTCGGTGGCTCCAAGTTCTTCGGCGCAGTCAGTAGAAGCATCAACCTGG GTGGGCAGAGCGCTCTTGCTCTGCGTCTGCTCCTCGCTGTTTTTTCGTCTAAAATTGCTTCCAGTGCGAACCGGCCGTTTGGAGAAGAG TTCCGGGCAGCTAGGAGGGTGTCTGAAGATATTGGAGCTCAGCTTGTTCTTGGGGATCGCCCCATTGAAATAACT CTTGAACGAGCATGGAAATCCCTTACATGGGATCAAAAGGCAAAGCTACTAATCTCACTGTTCCGCGGAATTACTTCTAAGACTCACACGCCG CAGGATGAGAAAGCCGCCGTCAGCCCATACGAGTTGTACGAGAAACTGAGCACATCTTACCCTGCACTGTTGCAGCCTCTCATACATGAGCGCGACATG TTCCTCGCATGGTCGCTGAAGAGGAGCAAGGCTGTGAACAAGAGCAGAACTGTCGTCGGAGTTGTAGGGAAGGGGCACATCAATGGCATCGTGTACGCGCTGATCTCTGACCAGGGGGATCTGAGGTTCCGAGACCTTGTTGGTAGAGCATCATCTGATACATGGGTCAGCTCACTCGTCAAGGGCCTGGTAAGGGACACTGTAATTGGTCTGGTCCTTTGGGCTCTGTATGAACAGCTGCAGGCTGTGCTGTAG